The Oscarella lobularis chromosome 9, ooOscLobu1.1, whole genome shotgun sequence genome includes a window with the following:
- the LOC136191559 gene encoding periodic tryptophan protein 2 homolog — protein sequence MKVAFKFKNLCGTVYRKGNVIFNPRDDTLFSPVGNRITQFDLTRNTSRTLPFENLTNVSKIAISPDGTIMISIDEDGRALVASLSQFAVLSYFNFKQPVSDVKYSPCGKFLAVTNGRRVQTWFSPSHSKAFSSFVLHQTFPGHYDDVISIDWSSDSRYIVSTSKDMTACVYSVEQVPGFTKATLTGHRASVLGGFFQKDSLTIYTVGEDCAVYVWETRLGEEESAPVPDAKLDSDEENHSLDPSSKRVARPMKRIRFSWRQISRHLFLQKSTLVVSVTYHRERDLLVLGFANGVFSLYEMPELTLIHSLSISHEKLTSVAINGSGDWLALGCSKLGQLVIWEWGSESFILKQQGHFYGMTSLAFSPDAQHVATGGEDGKVKIWDLSTGFCFVTFHEHTGGVTGVEYTQTGQVICSASIDGTVRAFDLIRYRNFRIMTSPKPVQFSCLAVETSGDVICAGSQDTFEIFVWSMRTGRLLEVLSGHQGPISALAFSSSQALLASSSWDKTVRLWDVFERKGAVESLQQTSEVINVSFSPDGKELAVSTMDGVVGFWDVGNAVQVGSVEGRRDLGSGRLETDRVTAERSTANKFFTSLCYSADGSCILAGGRSKFVCIYDVKEQILLKKFQISQNRSLDGMKQFLRSSNMTEAGPLDLIDDDESDVEDIRLPGVLAGDHSSRRHRPEIRTKSVRFAPTGQAWAAVSTEGLLVYSLDTSLVFDPFDLGVDVTSESITTAIRKQEYNTSVLLSLRLNEDSLIKRALEAVPRDHISIVSRFLPVACLERLLTFVARQLEASPHLEFYVTWSTQLLSEHGKFLKGRGAAMGSVFRALQKGLSRHVTDLASLCDQNSFALQYLISLRGQKSEKVVDSDQESEEMIITN from the exons atgaaagtGGCTTTCAAG TTCAAGAACCTCTGCGGCACAGTGTATCGCAAAGGCAACGTAATATTCAATCCTCGCGACGACACGCTCTTCAGCCCAGTTGGAAATCGAATAACTCAATTCGATCTCACAAG AAACACGTCTCGAACGCTCCCCTTTGAAAATCTAACGAACGTTAGCAAGATAGCGATATCCCCGGATGGAACAATAATGATATCGATAGACGAAG ACGGTCGAGCCCTTGTAGCGAGTTTGTCTCAATTCGCCGTGCTGAGTTATTTTAATTTCAAACAACCGGTTTCAGACGTGAAATATAGTCCATGTggaaa ATTTCTTGCTGTTACTAATGGTCGAAGAGTTCAGACTTGGTTTTCTCCATCTCACTCCAAAGCCTTCAGTTCCTTTGTTCTACATCAAACGTTCCCAGGTCactacgatgacgtcatcagcatAGACTGGTCATCCGACTcaag ATACATTGTTTCAACGTCGAAAGATATGACGGCTTGCGTGTATTCGGTTGAACAGGTTCCGGGTTTTACCAAGGCAACGCTGACTGGTCACAGAGCGTCCGTTTTGGGCGGattctttcaaaaagactcACTCACA ATTTATACAGTGGGTGAAGACTGTGCTGTTTATGTATGGGAAACAAGGCTaggtgaagaagaaagtgcTCCAGTCCCGGATGCAAAATTAGACAGCGATGAAGAAAATCATAGTTTAG aTCCGTCGTCAAAGCGAGTGGCTCGTCCAATGAaacgaattcgattttcgtgGAGGCAAATTTCGcg TCACCTTTTCCTCCAAAAGAGCACGCTTGTCGTATCAGTGACGTATCACCGCGAACGCGACCTTCTAGTCCTCGGCTTCGCAAACGGCGTTTTTTCCCTATACGAAATGCCCGAACTCACCCTAATCCACTCCCTAAG TATATCTCACGAAAAACTCACTTCTGTGGCGATTAACGGGTCGGGCGATTGGCTGGCGCTTGGCTGCTCCAAACTGGGTCAACTTGTCATATGGGAATGGGGCTCAGAGTCATTTATACTTAAACAACAAGGCCACTTCTatggaatgacgtcacttgctTTTTCACCGGATGCGCAGCACGTTGCGACAGGCGGCGAAGACGGAAAA GTTAAAATCTGGGATTTGTCCACGGGATTTTGCTTCGTGACGTTTCACGAACATACGGGAGGTGTAACGGGGGTAGAATACACGCAAACAGGACAAGTCATATGTAGCGCATCTATAGACGGAACTGTACGCGCTTTCGATTTAATCCG ATATCGTAATTTTCGAATTATGACGTCGCCCAAACCGGTGCAATTCTCCTGTTTAGCCGTGGAAACgagcggtgacgtcatctgcgCGGGATCACAAGACACGTTCGAAATATTCGTCTGGTCAATGCGAACAGGAAGACTATTAGAA gttctcTCTGGTCATCAAGGTCCTATAAGCGCTTTGGCTTTCAGTTCAAGTCAAGCGCTACTTGCTTCATCATCCTGGGATAAAACCGTGCGACTATGGGACGTTTTCGAACGAAAAGGAGCCGTCGAATCACTCCAACAAACATCCGaag TTATTAAtgtttcgttttctcctgACGGTAAGGAACTCGCTGTTTCTACAATGGATGGCGTGGTGGGGTTTTGGGACGTTGGAAACGCCGTCCAGGTGGGTTCCGTCGAAGGGAGACGCGATCTGGGTAGCGGACGCTTGGAAACGGATCGCGTCACGGCGGAACGTTCCACAGCaaataa aTTTTTTACGAGTTTGTGTTATTCGGCGGACGGAAGTTGCATACTAGCCGGCGGAAGATCGAAATTCGTTTgcatttatgacgtcaaagaacAG ATTCTCCTAAAAAAGTTCCAGATCTCGCAGAATCGAAGTCTCGACGGAATGAAGCAATTTCTACGCAGTAGCAACATGACAGAAGCCGGCCCCTTAGATctaatcgacgacgacgaatcagaCGTCGAAGACATACGCTTACCAGGCGTCCTAgcag GTGATCATAGCTCGCGTAGACATAGGCCGGAAATACGCACAAAATCCGTACGATTTGCCCCTACag GGCAAGCGTGGGCTGCTGTTAGCACGGAAGGGCTCCTTGTTTATTCCCTTGATACTTCGCTTGTTTTCGATCCGTTTGACCTGggcgtcgacgtgacgtcagagtcgATAACAACGGCAATTCGAAAACAAGAATACAATACATCCGTTCTCCTAAGTCTTCGTCTCAACGAAGATTCCCTCATAAAACGAGCCCTAGAAGCCGTACCACGTGACCACA TTTCCATTGtgagtcgttttcttcctGTCGCTTGTTTGGAGAGACTTCTTACCTTCGTTGCGAGACAATTAGAAGCGTCTCCCCATTTGGAGTTCTACGTCACGTGGTCTACCCAATTGCTTAGTGAACATGGGAAGTTTTTAAAGGGGCGTGGCGCCGCAATGGGTAGCGTTTTTCGAGCGCTTCAAAAGGGACTATctcgtcacgtgactgaTCTCGCTTCACT gtgcgATCAAAATTCGTTTGCTTTGCAGTATTTGATTTCGTTGAGAGGTcagaagagcgagaaagTCGTGGATTCGGATCAAGAGTCGGAAGAAATGATTAttactaattaa
- the LOC136191564 gene encoding large ribosomal subunit protein uL15-like — translation MTTKLKKTRKLRGHVSHGHGRVGKHRKHPGGRGNAGGLTHHRTNFDRYHPGYFGKVGMRHFHLTRQRYYRPIVNLDKLWSLVSEQTRQNYKNKSDGKAPVIDVIRAGYYKVLGKGFLPKQPVIVKAKFFSRKAEEKIKSVGGACVLVA, via the exons ATG ACGACCaagttgaagaagacgcgAAAGCTTCGCGGACACGTGAGCCACGGCCACGGTCGCGTAG GAAAGCACCGAAAGCATCCAGGTGGTCGAGGAAACGCCGGCGGTCTCACTCACCACCGCACAAACTTCGATCGATA CCACCCGGGTTACTTCGGAAAAGTAGGAATGCGACATTTTCACTTGACTCGACAGAGATACTATCGTCCGATCGTCAATTTGGACAAACTCTGGTCTCTCGTAAGCGAACAAACGAGACAAAATTACAAAAATAAATCGGACGGAAAAGCGCCCgttattgacgtcattcgtgCC GGTTACTATAAGGTTCTTGGGAAGGGTTTTCTGCCCAAGCAACCCGTCATTGTGAAGGCCAAGTTTTTCAGTCGAAAAGCCGAGGAGAAGATTAAGAGTGTAGGAGGCGCGTGCGTACTTGTTGCGTAG
- the LOC136191186 gene encoding ruvB-like 2 produces MATRIKETNYQSPNESIHSEREPKQILAIRCEEENVEMSEDATMVLTKIAMETCLRYAIQLITTTNLVCRKRKMKR; encoded by the exons ATGGCTACAAG aatcaaagagaCAAACTATCAGAGTCCCAACGAGTCCATACACAGTGAAAGAGAACCCAAGCAAATACTGGCAATAAG GTGTGAGGAAGAGAACGTTGAGATGAGTGAAGATGCGACAATGGTGCTGACGAAAATCGCTATGGAAACGTGCCTCCGCTACGCCATTCAGCTCATAACAACAACAAATCTTGTttgcagaaagagaaag ATGAAACGATga
- the LOC136190921 gene encoding serine/threonine-protein phosphatase 6 regulatory ankyrin repeat subunit B-like: MADPEWKSLTPIWHDTVVLLANVIGGHLLDRLLSKRLLTHDQYDSLNGLRKKEGTPNEEVARELLQILKKSPHPSFDNFWAFLDTEIEGGRDIRRRLFERHVEIGGESSRRQQMLLTTSSLPSQSAAMDTAAAAAAVALQPDKRAVYSAESGQAASKLLVIIEVVESLKDTYQPHAAAIRAVLRKYLANAYSKNPDDDFLDLEEVFCEELSRVKTREERVKTLAFETNVQPKIRILFPDSNSAKYKPNHPLVETHLCRVMQLKRSDLEIDVAEGSITLIISISGRGLINMLVYLNQNSEPLNFLLYVDTSARISFGEFPYVSVSVFGPKSFQETASNLRKSLFNAIESGDVETVKEWVEDGENFNKWKSERGLTVLEWTSFKENEEITRCLVVHGYGREPLLEASSNGYLEIAKLLIDAGANVNKTDRYGRGPLWKASSNGHEEIAELLIDAGANVNKTDRNGRGPLFDASSNGHVEIAKLLIDAGENVNNTDLIGRGPLLEASSNGHVEIAKLLIDAGANVNKTDRYERGPLSEASSNGHVEIVKLLIDAGAKVNETDRYGRGPLWKASSNGHEEIAKLLIDAGANVNKTDRNGREPLLEASSNGHVEIAKLLIDAGANVNKTDRYERGPLSEASSNGHVEIVKLLIDAGAKVNETDRDGRWLLLEASSNGHVEIAKLLIDAGANVNQRDRNGRGPLLEASSNGHVEIVKLLIDARAKVNETDWNGSGPLLEASSNSHVKIVKLLIDAGANVNKTDRDGRWPLLEASSNGHVEIAKLIIDAEANVNKTDEYERGPLLEASSNGHVEIVKLLIDAGAKVNETDWVGKGPLWKACSNGHVEMAKLLIDTGANVNKTDKNEKGPLLEASSNKSVEVVKLLIDAGANVNKKDRIGRGPLLEASCNGRVEIAKLLIDAGANVNETDWYGRGPLLEASSNGHLEVVKLLINAGANIGRRLLLVASSNGHVEIIKLLIDAGANVNETDWIGREPLFQASSNGHVEIATLLINAGANVNKTDENGRGPLWEASSNGHVELAKLLIDAGANVNKTDRNGREPFLEASSNGHVEIAKLLINAGANVNNKDRNGRGPLLEASSNNSVEVVKLLINAEANINMTDEIGRGPLLEASSNGHMEIVKLLIDAGANVNNKDRDGRGPLLEASLNGHVEIAKLLIDAGANKDEACSSLRHVLNLNNLVERS; this comes from the exons ATGGCTGATCCTGAATGGAAGTCTCTTACTCCAATCTGGCACGACACCGTAGTCCTTCTCGCCAACGTCATAGGAGGCCATCTTCtggatcgtcttctttccaaGAGGTTACTAACGCATGATCAGTACGACTCTCTCAACGGCTTACGTAAGAAAGAGGGAACTCCGAATGAAGAAGTAGCTCGGGAGCTTCTTCAAATTCTTAAGAAATCGCCACATCCGAGTTTTGACAACTTTTGGGCATTCTTAGACACCGAAATAGAGGGTGGCAGAGATATTCGGCGCCGGCTTTTCGAAAGACATGTTGAGATAGGCGGCGAAAGCAGTCGGCGCCAGCAGATGCTTCTTACTACTAGTAGCTTGCCTTCTCAGTCTGCCGCAATGGAcacggcagcagcagcagcagctgtAGCTCTGCAACCCGACAAGCGCGCCGTTTATAGCGCCGAATCTGGCCAAGCTGCGAGTAAACTTCTTGTCATAATTGAAGTTGTCGAATCTTTGAAAGACACGTATCAACCGCATGCAGCTGCGATCAGAGCAGTTCTACGGAAGTATCTGGCGAACGCGTATTCGAAAAATCCTGATGATGACTTTCTTGACCTGGAGGAGGTTTTTTGTGAGGAACTGTCACGAGTCAAAACGCGAGAAGAGCGGGTGAAAACACTGGCCTTTGAAACCAATGTTCAGCCAAAGATTAGAATTCTTTTTCCGGATAGCAATTCCGCAAAATATAAACCTAACCACCCACTGGTTGAAACACACCTATGCAGGGTTATGCAACTGAAGAGATCTGACTTGGAAATTGATGTCGCTGAAGGCTCGATTACATTAATAATAAGCATTTCTGGACGAGGCTTAATCAATATGCTTGTTTATCTTAATCAGAATTCGGAGCCACTTAACTTTTTGCTTTACGTAGATACGTCGGCAAGGATTAGTTTTGGCGAATTTCCTTACGTTTCGGTGTCAGTATTTGGTCCAAAGAGCTTCCAAGAAACAGCGTCTAACCTACGAAAAAGTCTCTTTAATGCAATTGAAAGCGGAGATGTAGAAACAGTAAAAGAATGGGTCGAGGACGGAGAAAATTTTAACAAGTGGAAGAGCGAGAGAG GCTTAACTGTCCTAGAATGGACGTccttcaaagaaaacgaagaaatcaCTCGCTGTTTAGTCGTTCACGGG TATGGAAGAGAGCCTTTGTTGGAGGCGTCCTCTAATGGCTACCTGGAAATTGCCAAactattaatcgacgctggagcaaatgtcaatAAAACAGACAGG TATGGAAGAGGGCCTTTGTGGAAAGCGTCCTCTAATGGACACGAGGAAATTGCCGAactattaatcgacgctggagcaaatgtcaatAAGACAGACAGG AATGGAAGAGGGCCTTTGTTTGATGCGTCCTCTAATGGCCACGTGGAAATTgccaaattattaattgacgCTGGAGAAAATGTCAATAACACAGACTTG ATTGGAAGAGGGCCTTTGTTGGAGGCGTCCTCTAATGGCCACGTGGAAATtgcaaaattattaatcgacgctggagcaaatgtcaatAAGACAGACAGG TATGAAAGAGGGCCTTTGTCGGAGGCGTCCTCTAATGGCCACGTGGAAATTGTCAAactattaatcgacgctggagcaaaaGTCAATGAAACAGACAGG TATGGAAGAGGGCCTTTGTGGAAAGCGTCCTCTAATGGACACGAGGAAATTGCCAAactattaatcgacgctggagcaaatgtcaatAAGACAGACAGG AATGGAAGAGAGCCTTTGTTGGAGGCGTCCTCTAATGGCCACGTGGAAATtgcaaaattattaatcgacgctggagcaaatgtcaatAAGACAGACAGG TATGAAAGAGGGCCTTTGTCGGAGGCGTCCTCTAATGGCCACGTGGAAATTGTCAAactattaatcgacgctggagcaaaaGTCAATGAAACAGACAGG GATGGAAGATGGCTTTTGTTGGAGGCGTCCTCTAATGGCCACGTGGAAATtgcaaaattattaatcgacgctggagcaaatgtcaatCAGAGAGACAGG AATGGAAGAGGGCCTTTGTTAGAGGCGTCCTCTAATGGCCACGTGGAAATTGTTAAactattaatcgacgctAGAGCAAAAGTCAATGAAACAGACTGG AATGGAAGTGGGCCTTTGTTAGAGGCGTCCTCTAATAGTCACGTGAAAATTGtcaaattattaatcgacgctggagcaaatgtcaatAAGACGGACAGG GATGGAAGATGGCCTTTGTTGGAGGCGTCCTCTAATGGCCACGTGGAAATTGCAAAATTAATAATCGACGCTGAAGCAAATGTCAATAAGACAGACGAG TATGAAAGAGGGCCTTTGTTGGAGGCGTCCTCTAATGGCCACGTGGAAATTGtcaaattattaatcgacgctggagcaaaaGTCAATGAAACAGACTGG GTTGGAAAAGGGCCTTTGTGGAAAGCGTGTTCTAATGGCCACGTAGAAATGGCGAAACTATTAATCGACActggagcaaatgtcaatAAGACAGACAAG AATGAAAAAGGGCCTTTGTTGGAGGCGTCCTCTAATAAAAGCGTGGAAGTTGtcaaattattaatcgacgctggagcaaatgtcaatAAGAAAGACAGG ATTGGAAGAGGACCTTTGTTGGAGGCGTCCTGTAATGGCCGCGTGGAAATTGCCAAGttattaatcgacgctggagcaaatgtcaatGAAACAGACTGG TATGGAAGAGGGCCTTTGTTGGAGGCGTCCTCTAATGGCCACTTGGAAGTTGtcaaattattaatcaacgctggagcaaat ATTGGAAGAAGGCTATTGTTGGTTGCGTCCTCTAATGGCCACGTggaaattattaaattattaatcgacgctggagcaaatgtcaatGAAACAGACTGG ATTGGAAGAGAGCCTTTGTTTCAGGCGTCCTCTAATGGCCACGTGGAAATTGCCACATTATTAATCAacgctggagcaaatgtcaatAAAACAGACGAG AATGGAAGAGGACCTTTGTGGGAGGCGTCCTCTAATGGCCACGTGGAACTTGccaaattattaatcgacgctggagcaaatgtcaatAAGACAGACAGG AATGGAAGAGAGCCTTTTTTGGAGGCGTCCTCTAATGGCCACGTGGAAATTGccaaattattaatcaacgctggagcaaatgtcaatAATAAAGACAGG AATGGAAGAGGGCCTTTGTTGGAGGCGTCCTCTAATAACAGCGTGGAAGTTGtcaaattattaatcaacGCTGAAGCAAATATTAATATGACAGACGAG ATTGGAAGAGGGCCTTTGTTGGAGGCGTCCTCTAATGGCCACATGGAAATTGtcaaattattaatcgacgctggagcaaatgtcaatAATAAAGACAGG GATGGAAGAGGGCCTTTGTTGGAGGCGTCGTTAAATGGCCACGTGGAAATTGccaaattattaatcgacgctggagctAATAAAGACGAGGCTTGTAGTAGTTTGAGACATGTTCTTAATCTAAATAATTTGGTTGAAAGGTCATGA
- the LOC136190970 gene encoding ruvB-like 2, which yields MSEDATMVLTKIAMETSLRYAIQLITTANLVCRKRKGTEVNVDDMKRVYSLFLDESRSTQFLKEFQDEFMFNEMTSTSEAVDESAALAVEEKETEKMDSS from the exons ATGAGCGAAGATGCGACGATGGTCCTGACGAAAATCGCCATGGAAACGAGCCTCCGCTACGCTATACAGCTCATCACAACAGCAAATCTCGTctgcagaaagagaaag gggACGGAAGTGAATGTGGATGATATGAAACGAGTCTATTCTCTCTTCTTGGATGAATCGCGATCCACGCAGTTCTTGAAAGAATTCCAGGATGAGTTCATGTTCaacgagatgacgtcaacatCGGAAGCCGTTGACGAATCAGCGGCTCTAGccgttgaagaaaaagaaaccgaaAAAATGGATAGTTCATAA
- the LOC136191185 gene encoding ankyrin repeat, PH and SEC7 domain containing protein secG-like yields MSDPKWRQFLNPVMDKVVVTLACFVSGVILDKLLASGCLTDEQHYDITETLEKSGCRKTSVARRLLLMLKLRPAPSFDRFCSVVREFDLQGELLCLLTSSVQELDSAELFCDDDNSLIIHVDKKLKEKYKHHHQGVVALVRSVIKLTEKKSKKLQVTRSFVPGMVLTTSEKKSRAKRIAVSQKCDLRIYLPNTAKKRFLLQKKMLFRKVCSLFKHENIEILRGSCNVILTLKGMNLVRFICDLHDLQCLMSFIQLDPGVEIEFLSGNFQPAKLADLLWQSSLVVSVAQVFSTTVLAKGANYLDESRLLSSKCRGLYHFLDSVNELLSKFHTTQIALQEKPVDMQSKVNDPFSVVTSLSKRTRIRLDTLSKKKSEAKAKIKILRRQLIFTFESVGRKARRSALHYACLYGYLSIAKELVDTGSHVDAQSVTGETPLMAACQNSSEAFPMTAIQNDKLEVVKFLVSKGCSIQLQNHLGLDALHYACMSGYVLSADFLITAAAASVNQTDKDGRGPLWKACSNNHLEIVKLLIDAGADVNKTDKNHGRGPLSEASSNGHVEISKLLINAGANVNETNWSGRGPLWKASSDGHVEIAKLLIDAGADVNKTYLSARGPLLEASSNGHVEIAKLLIDTGADVNKTDRNGRGPFLEASSNGHVEIAKLLIDAGAKVNETDLVGKGPLLEASSHGHVEIVKLLINAGANVNKTDESGRGPLLAASFNGHVEIAKLLIDAKADVNKKDRNGRGPLLEASSNGHVKIAKLLINAGANVNEKDWIRKGPLWKASSNGHVEIAKLLIDAGANVNETDWIGRGSLLEASSNGHVKIAKLLIDAGANVNETDEIGRWPLMMASSNGHVEMSKLLIDAGANVNETDTAAAAAAAVALQPDQRAVYSDQNAESGQAASKLLVIIEVVKSLKARYELHAAAIRAVVRKYLANAYSKNPDDDFLDLEEVFCEKLSRVKTREERVKTRAFQINVQPKIRIIFPKSDSAIFETNRRLIVTYLHRVMQLKRSDLEIEVVEG; encoded by the exons ATGAGCGACCCCAAGTGGAGGCAATTTCTTAATCCTGTGATGGACAAAGTGGTTGTTACTCTCGCTTGCTTCGTCTCAGGAGTGATCCTAGATAAACTTCTAGCAAGCGGTTGCCTCACAGATGAACAACACTATGACATCACAGAAACTCTTGAGAAATCTGGATGTAGAAAAACCTCCGTAGCTCGCAGGCTATTGCTGATGCTAAAGCTTCGCCCTGCTCCCTCATTTGACAGGTTCTGCTCCGTAGTAAGGGAATTTGATTTGCAAGGTGAACTCCTTTGCCTACTCACAAGTTCAGTGCAAGAATTGGATAGCGCTGAGTTATTTTGTGATGACGACAATTCTCTAATTATTCACGTtgataaaaaattgaaggaaaAGTATAagcatcatcatcaaggAGTGGTTGCTTTGGTTAGATCAGTCATTAAACTAACAGAAAAGAAGTCTAAGAAACTTCAGGTTACTCGCTCATTTGTTCCCGGCATGGTGCTTACAACTTCTGAGAAGAAATCTCGAGCAAAGAGAATCGCAGTTTCGCAGAAATGTGATTTGCGAATTTATTTGCCTAACACAgcaaaaaagcgttttctgctgcaaaagaaaatgctTTTCAGAAAAGTTTGCAGCCTGTTTAAGCATGAAAACATTGAGATTCTGAGAGGGAGTTGTAACGTGATCCTCACCCTCAAAGGAATGAACTTGGTGAGATTCATTTGTGATCTTCATGATCTTCAATGCCTAATGTCCTTTATTCAACTGGATCCTGGCGTTGAAATTGAGTTCCTTTCCGGAAATTTTCAGCCCGCAAAATTAGCTGATCTTTTATGGCAATCCTCATTAGTAGTGTCAGTGGCTCAAGTTTTTTCTACAACTGTACTTGCCAAAGGCGCAAACTATCTTGATGAAAGCCGCTTGTTGTCATCTAAATGCCGAGGTCTTTATCATTTTCTTGACAGCGTTAATGAACTTTTGTCCAAGTTTCACACGACACAAATCGCCTTGCAAG AGAAACCAGTGGATATGCAGTCCAAAGTGAACGatcctttttctgttgttaCTAGTTTGTCTAAG AGAACAAGAATAAGACTTGATACTCTG TCTAAGAAGAAGTCGGaagcaaaagcaaaaattaaaatcttGCGCCGTCAGCTTATTTTTACATTTGAGAGTGTTGGGCGAAAG GCTAGACGCAGTGCACTTCACTATGCTTGTCTGTATGGCTATTTATCCATTGCCAAGGAACTAGTTGACACGGGATCTCATGTTGATGCTCAATCAGTTACG GGAGAAACGCCCCTAATGGCTGCTTGTCAAAATAGCAGTGAAGCGTTCCCAATGACTGCGATTCAGAATGACAAATTAGAAGTCGTAAAATTCCTGGTATCAAAAGGTTGCAGTATTCAATTGCAAAATCAT CTGGGACTTGACGCATTGCATTACGCTTGTATGAGTGGCTATGTGTTGTCTGCCGACTTTTTAATCaccgcagcagcagcaagtGTCAATCAGACAGATAAG gaTGGACGAGGGCCTTTGTGGAAAGCGTGTTCTAATAACCACCTAGAAATTGTTAAactattaatcgacgctggagcggacGTCAATAAAACAGACAAG AATCATGGAAGAGGACCGTTGTCGGAGGCATCCTCTAATGGTCACGTAGAAATTTccaaattattaatcaacgctggagcaaatgtcaatGAAACAAACTGG AGTGGAAGAGGGCCATTGTGGAAAGCGTCCTCTGATGGTCACGTGGAAATTGccaaattattaatcgacgctggagcggatgtcaATAAGACATACTTG AGTGCTAGAGGGCCTTTGTTGGAGGCTTCCTCCAATGGCCACGTGGAAATTGccaaattattaatcgacACTGGGGCGGATGTCAATAAGACAGACAGG AATGGAAGAGGGCCTTTTTTGGAGGCGTCCTCTAATGGCCATGTGGAAATTgccaaattattaattgacgctggagcaaaAGTCAATGAAACAGACTTG GTTGGAAAAGGGCCTTTGTTGGAGGCGTCCTCTCATGGCCACGTGGAAATCgtcaaattattaattaacgctggagcaaatgtcaatAAGACAGACGAG AGTGGAAGAGGGCCTTTGTTGGCGGCGTCCTTTAATGGCCACGTGGAAATTGCCAAACTGTTAATCGACGCTAAAGCGGATGTCAATAAGAAAGACAGG AATGGAAGAGGACCTTTGTTGGAGGCTTCCTCTAATGGCCACGTGAAAATTGccaaattattaatcaacgctggagcaaatgtcaatGAAAAAGACTGG ATTCGAAAAGGGCCTTTGTGGAAAGCGTCCTCTAATGGCCACGTGGAAATTGCCAAactattaatcgacgctggagcaaatgtcaatGAGACAGACTGG ATTGGAAGAGGGTCTTTATTGGAGGCGTCATCTAATGGCCATGTGAAAATTGCCAAACTTTTAATCGACGCTGGGGCAAATGTCAATGAGACAGACGAG ATTGGAAGATGGCCGTTGATGATGGCGTCCTCTAATGGCCATGTGGAAATGTCCAAactattaatcgacgctggagcaaatgtcaatGAGACAGAcacggcagcagcagcagcagcagccgtAGCTCTGCAACCCGACCAGCGCGCCGTTTATAGTGATCAGAACGCCGAATCTGGCCAAGCTGCGAGTAAACTTCTTGTCATTATTGAAGTTGTCAAATCTTTGAAAGCCAGGTATGAACTGCATGCAGCTGCGATCAGAGCAGTTGTACGGAAGTATCTGGCAAACGCGTATTCGAAAAATCCCGATGATGACTTTCTTGACTTGGAAGAGGTTTTTTGTGAGAAACTGTCACGAGTCAAAACGCGAGAAGAGCGGGTGAAAACACGGGCCTTTCAAATCAATGTTCAGCCAAAGATTAGAATTATTTTTCCGAAGAGCGATTCCGCAATATTTGAAACTAACCGCCGCCTAATTGTAACATACCTACACAGGGTTATGCAACTAAAGAGATCTGACTTGGAAATTGAAGTCGTTGAAGGCTGA